A single region of the Fusarium fujikuroi IMI 58289 draft genome, chromosome FFUJ_chr05 genome encodes:
- a CDS encoding related to hard surface induced protein 3 (chip3), with protein sequence MSRHSHSIHSLSDEEKMALLDNRSVSDVDSDSGRDDQDHHRLHFEKWAGPILAPVDYVRSTPWRVYLVRFAWFFVPSYLQGRHAREQIRPAKLAPTAYLDGMRGVAALVVLFCHFFYQAFVIAKGWGCDDAHYNILKLPIIRLWYQGPPAVCLFFVISGYALSYRPLKLIRSRTTQDFSTTMSSLVFRRGIRLYLPTAISTLMIVSFIRLGVYEWTREFAMDRTFMRNVREPHPQRLSTNYAQFAEWAKDMFDFVHVFGWKTHGGSTNYDQHLWTIPVEFRCSLYLFLTLIATARLRSQYRFITVAGIMLFTYRNSRWEFLMFLCGMVLAEIDLIRGAHVSPPALPIEEKTQPSQRRWYQSAFWAIFSVASLYLMSQPDEGGDRTPGWIYLTSLIPKWWAAEKYRYWQCTGAVMFVLAVSRSSNWQRVFNSAFVQYLGKISYALYLMHGPAIHAVGYHFEKWSYSVTGTEGHRFTAGFVLSSFFVIPTIFWWADIFWRAVDIPTVKFAKWWENKLIVKSD encoded by the exons ATGAGTCGTCATTCTCATTCGATACACTCACTCTCTgacgaggagaagatggcattGCTCGACAACAGGTCTGTCTCCGACGTTGACAGTGACAGCGgtcgagatgatcaagaccACCATCGGCTTCACTTTGAGAAATGGGCCGGCCCCATTCTCGCTCCTGTAGACTACGTTCGTTCAACCCCTTGGAGAGTTTACCTAGTTCGCTTCGCCTGGTTCTTCGTTCCCAGTTATCTTCAGGGACGACATGCTCGGGAACAGATTCGACCGGCCAAGCTCGCTCCTACAGCCTACCTCGACGGCATGCGAGGTGTTGCCGCCCTCGTCGTCTTGTTTTGTCATTTCTTCTACCAGGCATTCGTCATCGCCAAAGGCTGGGGCTGTGACGATGCCCACTACAACATCTTGAAGCTACCAATTATCCGATTGTGGTATCAGGGACCTCCAGCTGTCTGTCTTTTCTTTGTCATCTCGGGATACGCCCTCTCCTATCGGCCTCTGAAGCTCATCCGGAGCAGGACCACTCAGGACTTCTCCACGACCATGAGTTCTCTGGTGTTCCGACGGGGCATACGCCTATACCTTCCAACCGCTATCTCTACCCTAATGATCGTTTCCTTCATCCGCTTGGGTGTTTACGAATGGACGAGAGAGTTTGCCATGGACCGTACCTTCATGAGGAACGTCAGAGAACCTCACCCCCAACGTCTCTCCACAAACTATGCCCAGTTCGCAGAATGGGCAAAGGATATGTTCGATTTTGTCCATGTCTTCGGCTGGAAGACCCACGGTGGAAGCACCA ACTATGACCAGCATCTGTGGACCATCCCTGTTGAGTTTCGTTGCTCGCTGTATCTCTTCCTCACCCTAATAGCCACTGCTCGACTTCGAAGTCAGTACCGATTTATCACAGTTGCCGGTATAATGCTCTTTACCTACCGAAATTCACGTTGGGAATTTCTCATGTTCCTCTGCGGCATGGTCCTGGCTGAAATTGATCTTATCCGCGGCGCCCACGTCTCACCTCCTGCTCTCCCCATCGAGGAGAAGACCCAGCCTAGTCAACGCCGTTGGTACCAGAGCGCTTTCTGGGCAATTTTCAGTGTCGCTAGCTTATATCTTATGAGCCAACCCGATGAGGGCGGTGATCGAACACCGGGCTGGATCTACCTTACGTCGCTGATTCCTAAGTGGTGGGCGGCCGAAAAGTACAGATACTGGCAATGTACGGGCGCTGTTATGTTTGTTCTCGCAGTGAGCCGCTCGTCTAACTGGCAGCGCGTATTCAACTCGGCGTTCGTGCAGTACTTGGGCAAGATCTCCTATGCCCTTTATCTTATGCATGGACCCGCCATCCATGCTGTTGGATATCATTTCGAAAAATGGTCCTATAGCGTGACGGGTACCGAGGGGCACCGCTTCACTGCTGGTTTCGTCCTGAGCTCGTTCTTTGTGATTCCAACTATCTTTTGGTGGGCTGATATATTTTGGCGGGCGGTCGATATCCCAACAGTCAAATTCGCAAAATGGTGGGAAAACAAGCTTATTGTTAAGTCGGACTAG